A stretch of the Lactuca sativa cultivar Salinas chromosome 9, Lsat_Salinas_v11, whole genome shotgun sequence genome encodes the following:
- the LOC111898284 gene encoding non-specific lipid-transfer protein Lac s 1-like codes for MAVTIIKILCVVVACMVVSAPYAEAAITCGQVVSKMLPCLAYLRTGGAVPAPCCSGLKSLKAATQATPDRKTACGCLKTASAAYAGINPSNAVGLPAKCGVNLPFKFSPNIDCSKVH; via the exons ATGGCAGTGACAATAATTAAGATCTTATGTGTTGTAGTGGCTTGCATGGTGGTGTCGGCACCTTATGCAGAGGCTGCTATCACCTGCGGTCAGGTGGTGAGCAAGATGTTGCCATGCCTAGCCTACCTGAGGACCGGTGGTGCAGTGCCAGCACCATGTTGCAGTGGTCTTAAGAGTCTGAAGGCTGCCACTCAAGCAACCCCCGATCGCAAGACTGCCTGTGGTTGCCTGAAAACTGCTTCAGCAGCGTATGCAGGTATCAATCCTAGCAACGCTGTTGGCCTTCCAGCAAAGTGTGGTGTTAATCTTCCTTTTAAGTTCAGCCCCAACATCGATTGCTCCAA GGTACACTAA
- the LOC128128932 gene encoding uncharacterized protein LOC128128932, whose protein sequence is MVDTCVGDRISVLEVPVVREFVDVFPEELPDVPPERVGKVAYRLDLPEELSQIHNNFHVSELRKCVLDNGVVVQFDDIQVDEHLNYVERPIAILERKMKVLCNKEIPSVKVQWQHRRDSGWTWESKAEMREHYAELFTAVNFEDEV, encoded by the exons ATGGTGGATACATGTGTTGGGGATCGGATTTCAGTTTTAGAGGTCCCGGTTGTTAGGGAATTTGtagatgtgttcccagaggagttacccgatgtgcctcctgagag GGTTGGAAAGGTTGCTTATAGGTTGGATCTACCTGAGGAGCTCAGTCAAATTCACAACAATTTCCATGTCTCTGAATTGCGGAAGTGTGTGTTGGACAATGGCGTAGTGGTTCAGTTTGATGATATTCAAGTCGATGAGCACCTGAACTATGTTGAAAGGCCGATAGCTATTCTAGAGAGGAAGATGAAGGTCCTgtgcaacaaggagataccttcggtaaaggtacaatggcaaCATCGAAGAGATTCCGGGTGGACCTGGGAGTCaaaggctgagatgcgggagcattacgcAGAGTTGTTCACAGCAGttaacttcgaggacgaagtctga